The Algoriphagus sp. TR-M9 genome has a window encoding:
- a CDS encoding lysophospholipid acyltransferase family protein, producing the protein MFFFRMLSRLPLPVLYLFSDLLYLIARYVISYRKKVIDENLKFAFPEKSAEERKKIRNKFYRNFTDAFFAETIKMLTISEEELRRRFQVVNQEIVDAPVKAGTSSLMMAGHIFNWEMAILGVALHTEVDAETVYLKLNNDFFDQLMLKIRTHFGGIMTEKKAFRRSMITMRSQPRIVHLAADQRPPVSDSRYTREFMNRPALFFEGGEVLAKKMKLPVFFGTITKVKRGHYRFEFEKLAEPPYTEHAAHSITDEFCRRLEENIRNQPDLYLWSHKRWKI; encoded by the coding sequence ATGTTTTTCTTCAGAATGCTTTCCAGGCTTCCTCTGCCTGTATTATATCTATTTTCGGATCTGCTATATCTGATCGCCAGGTATGTGATCAGCTATCGCAAAAAGGTCATTGATGAGAATCTGAAATTTGCTTTTCCGGAGAAATCTGCGGAAGAGCGAAAAAAAATCCGAAACAAATTCTACCGGAATTTCACCGATGCATTCTTTGCCGAAACCATCAAAATGCTGACCATTTCGGAAGAAGAACTGCGGCGAAGGTTTCAGGTAGTAAACCAGGAAATCGTAGATGCTCCGGTGAAAGCCGGTACAAGTTCCCTGATGATGGCAGGGCATATCTTTAATTGGGAAATGGCCATACTCGGAGTGGCACTTCACACAGAAGTGGATGCGGAGACGGTGTACCTCAAGCTGAACAATGACTTCTTTGACCAGTTGATGTTAAAAATCCGGACACATTTTGGCGGAATCATGACGGAGAAGAAGGCTTTTCGAAGAAGTATGATTACTATGCGCAGCCAACCTAGAATTGTACATTTGGCAGCTGATCAGCGACCTCCGGTTTCGGACAGCAGGTACACCCGTGAGTTCATGAACCGTCCTGCTTTGTTTTTCGAAGGTGGGGAAGTATTGGCAAAGAAGATGAAGCTACCGGTTTTCTTTGGCACCATCACCAAGGTGAAGCGCGGACATTATCGTTTTGAGTTTGAAAAGCTGGCGGAGCCTCCCTACACGGAGCATGCTGCACACAGCATCACCGATGAATTTTGCCGAAGGCTGGAAGAAAACATCAGAAACCAGCCGGATCTATACCTTTGGAGTCACAAGCGCTGGAAAATATAA
- a CDS encoding DUF7935 family protein encodes MDYVVDLLKILLPAGIVLYGMYLVVVSFLAKEREKMLVELKTKNTEQILPIRLQAAERLALFLERITPNNLVRRSNPGGLSAGELHTILLAEVREEFNHNFSQQVYFSEETWEAVKRAVEEVNTILNQSRQRLHEEATGIDMAKAIFAQALEQKNDAVAYALKQVKSEVNIYF; translated from the coding sequence ATGGACTACGTTGTCGATTTATTGAAAATTCTACTGCCTGCAGGTATTGTATTGTATGGCATGTATCTGGTGGTGGTTTCTTTTCTTGCTAAGGAAAGAGAAAAAATGCTGGTGGAGTTGAAAACCAAAAACACGGAGCAAATTCTTCCGATCAGGCTTCAGGCAGCTGAACGCCTGGCTTTGTTTCTGGAAAGGATCACCCCGAATAATCTGGTTCGCCGCTCCAACCCTGGCGGGCTCTCTGCGGGGGAATTGCACACCATCCTACTGGCAGAGGTGCGAGAGGAGTTTAACCATAACTTTTCCCAGCAGGTCTATTTTTCGGAAGAAACCTGGGAGGCTGTCAAGCGGGCTGTGGAAGAAGTGAATACCATTTTGAACCAAAGTCGCCAAAGACTGCATGAAGAGGCTACCGGTATAGATATGGCCAAAGCGATTTTTGCGCAGGCACTGGAGCAAAAAAACGATGCCGTGGCATATGCGTTGAAGCAAGTGAAGTCCGAAGTGAATATTTATTTCTAA
- a CDS encoding glycoside hydrolase family 15 protein — translation MQKHTYGSGVIGNCAYIAHVELDTNISWLCLPRFDSDFIFGGMLDREKGGEFTIHPESGDLNTSQEYLENTNVLKTTVTSGEDKYAVTDFAPRFKNFDRYYKPLMLIRKIEALEGSPKILIKCQPSAEHGARLLKSSMGSNHIRFMDTDQELRLSTNAPLSYIMDGKAFALNKPIYLVLTYGRPLEAPIETTCERFLQATTTYWQEWVKSTSISNFHQKLVLRSALILKIHQYEDTGAIIAASTTSLPESPNSTRNWDYRYCWIRDSYYTLTCFNSLGHFEELEKYFEFIHNLRPGEDGRYQPLYSITGDSLLTEEISDLDGYLGNKPVRFGNQAYTHIQNDLYGQVLVSLLPLYSDQRFTEEERSSSRPMIMNLLNKIEATMNEKDAGLWEFRNLAQEHCYTFLFHWAGACAAAKIGIRLKDDDMYQKAIMLRDLAVDKIEQCYLPERKAYGQALGSTYMDASTLQLITMGYFGDDLERANDHLKALEDELLAKDFLFYRYKHMDDFGVPETTFLICAFWYIEALACVGRLDEAVEGFETLVKYCNHLNLFSEDVDQKTGSQWGNFPQAYSHVGLMNAAFRIGKKLDRPNFL, via the coding sequence ATGCAAAAACATACCTATGGAAGTGGGGTGATCGGTAACTGTGCCTACATCGCCCATGTGGAACTGGACACCAATATCAGCTGGCTTTGCCTGCCCAGATTCGATTCTGATTTTATTTTTGGGGGAATGCTCGACCGGGAAAAAGGTGGAGAATTCACCATTCATCCAGAATCAGGTGATTTGAATACTTCTCAGGAATACCTGGAAAATACCAATGTATTGAAAACCACCGTAACATCAGGTGAGGATAAGTATGCTGTCACGGATTTTGCCCCGAGATTTAAAAATTTTGATCGCTACTACAAGCCCCTGATGCTGATCCGTAAGATCGAAGCTCTGGAGGGATCTCCCAAAATTCTGATCAAATGCCAACCTTCAGCAGAGCACGGAGCCAGGCTGCTGAAGTCAAGCATGGGGAGTAACCATATCCGGTTTATGGATACCGATCAGGAGCTTCGACTCTCTACCAATGCTCCCCTAAGCTATATTATGGATGGGAAAGCCTTTGCGCTCAATAAGCCCATATACCTGGTACTGACCTATGGGAGGCCCTTGGAAGCGCCTATAGAGACTACCTGTGAGCGTTTCCTTCAAGCTACCACCACCTATTGGCAGGAATGGGTGAAATCCACTAGCATTTCAAATTTTCACCAAAAGCTGGTCCTTCGCTCTGCCTTGATCCTGAAGATTCACCAGTATGAGGATACAGGAGCGATCATAGCCGCTTCGACCACTAGTCTACCTGAATCTCCTAATAGCACCCGAAACTGGGATTATAGGTACTGCTGGATCAGGGACAGTTATTACACTTTGACCTGTTTTAATAGTTTGGGGCACTTCGAGGAGCTGGAGAAATACTTTGAATTCATCCATAATCTCCGACCTGGAGAGGATGGACGCTACCAGCCCTTGTACTCCATCACAGGTGACTCCCTGCTCACTGAGGAAATCTCCGATCTGGACGGGTATCTGGGAAATAAACCCGTTCGCTTTGGTAATCAGGCTTATACCCACATCCAAAATGATCTATATGGGCAGGTCTTGGTTTCACTTCTTCCCTTGTATTCAGATCAGCGATTTACGGAAGAAGAGCGAAGTAGCTCCAGACCCATGATTATGAACCTGCTCAATAAAATTGAAGCCACTATGAATGAAAAAGATGCAGGACTCTGGGAGTTTAGAAACCTCGCTCAGGAGCACTGTTATACTTTTCTGTTTCACTGGGCAGGAGCCTGTGCTGCCGCAAAAATAGGTATACGGCTAAAGGATGATGATATGTATCAAAAGGCCATCATGCTCCGGGATTTGGCAGTAGATAAAATAGAGCAATGCTACCTGCCTGAGCGAAAAGCCTACGGTCAGGCTTTGGGTTCTACCTACATGGATGCTTCCACACTTCAATTGATTACCATGGGGTATTTTGGTGACGACTTGGAACGTGCAAATGATCACCTGAAAGCCCTGGAGGATGAATTGCTGGCAAAGGACTTCCTGTTCTATCGTTATAAGCACATGGATGATTTTGGTGTGCCAGAGACTACATTTCTCATTTGCGCATTCTGGTACATCGAAGCGCTAGCCTGTGTGGGACGACTGGATGAGGCTGTGGAGGGTTTTGAGACCCTGGTCAAATACTGTAATCACCTCAATCTTTTCTCAGAAGATGTGGATCAGAAGACTGGTTCTCAATGGGGCAATTTTCCACAGGCATATTCGCATGTGGGCTTGATGAATGCCGCTTTCCGGATAGGTAAAAAGCTGGATAGGCCTAATTTCTTGTAA
- a CDS encoding YkvA family protein, giving the protein MSLKDKANETLARAKVLFGKQAENLAEQEEKVKELVAGVKNRLVEAGDNSRVKKLVEPITVFIRMIKAHFNGTHKLSMSTLGLLLLGLVYFVSPIDMIPDFLGVFGFADDLSVILAIYAKLKDEVSDFLDWERTQG; this is encoded by the coding sequence ATGAGCCTGAAGGATAAAGCAAATGAAACCCTAGCCCGAGCCAAAGTACTTTTTGGGAAGCAAGCAGAAAATCTAGCCGAACAGGAAGAAAAGGTGAAAGAGCTTGTGGCCGGTGTGAAAAACAGACTGGTGGAGGCAGGGGATAACTCCCGGGTCAAGAAACTGGTAGAACCTATCACGGTTTTTATCCGGATGATCAAAGCCCATTTCAACGGAACGCATAAGCTTTCAATGAGTACTTTGGGACTGCTCCTGCTGGGTTTGGTGTACTTTGTTTCGCCTATTGATATGATCCCGGACTTTCTGGGAGTGTTTGGATTTGCTGACGACCTTTCTGTAATTTTGGCTATTTATGCCAAGCTCAAGGACGAAGTCAGCGATTTTTTGGACTGGGAGAGAACTCAAGGATAG
- the gmk gene encoding guanylate kinase has translation MTQGKAIIFSAPSGSGKTSLVKHLIQNIPNLGFSISACTRDKRGRHEVHGKDYYFLTQEQFKKHIDNDDFIEWEEVYAGNFYGTLKEEIQRIWDSGKAVIFDVDVKGGLALKKYFGEQALAIFVKVPSLEVLKTRLNDRGTETEESLSRRIFKAEFEAKFEPQFDVTVVNDEFAKSSAEAEYLVREFIAR, from the coding sequence ATGACACAAGGTAAAGCCATTATTTTTTCAGCCCCTTCTGGATCAGGGAAGACTTCACTGGTGAAGCATCTGATCCAAAATATCCCAAATCTGGGATTTTCCATATCTGCATGCACCCGTGATAAGCGGGGCAGGCACGAAGTCCACGGCAAGGATTACTACTTTTTGACCCAGGAACAATTCAAAAAACACATTGACAACGATGACTTCATCGAATGGGAAGAAGTCTATGCGGGCAACTTCTACGGCACACTGAAAGAGGAGATCCAAAGAATCTGGGATTCCGGCAAAGCAGTGATCTTTGATGTAGACGTGAAAGGCGGGCTAGCGCTGAAAAAGTATTTTGGTGAGCAAGCGCTGGCCATATTTGTGAAAGTACCGAGCTTAGAAGTACTCAAGACCCGACTGAACGACCGGGGCACAGAGACGGAGGAATCCCTCTCCCGTAGAATATTTAAAGCAGAGTTTGAGGCCAAGTTTGAGCCACAGTTTGATGTGACAGTGGTGAATGATGAGTTTGCGAAGTCCAGTGCCGAGGCAGAATACCTGGTCCGGGAATTTATAGCACGATAG
- the nadD gene encoding nicotinate (nicotinamide) nucleotide adenylyltransferase — protein MKVGLYFGSFNPIHIGHLIIADTLHDRTDLDEVWFVVSPQNPLKKRQSLIHEFDRLRMVELAIEDNFHFRACDVEFAMPKPSYTIDTLAYLTDQYPQHQFCLFLGSDNLSQLKRWKNYQTILDDYEIFVYPRPGEAKTFEHPNIKLIDAPLLDISATFIRKSILAGKSVKYLLPEGVSDYIRDKKLYL, from the coding sequence GTGAAAGTAGGCTTATACTTCGGTTCCTTCAATCCCATCCATATCGGCCATCTGATCATCGCCGATACCCTGCACGACCGAACCGATCTCGATGAGGTGTGGTTTGTGGTCAGTCCGCAAAATCCGCTGAAAAAACGTCAGTCTTTAATCCACGAGTTTGACCGTTTGCGTATGGTGGAGCTGGCGATTGAGGACAATTTTCATTTCCGGGCCTGTGATGTGGAGTTTGCCATGCCTAAGCCCAGCTACACCATCGATACCCTCGCCTATCTGACTGACCAATACCCACAGCACCAATTCTGCTTATTTTTAGGTTCTGACAATCTCAGCCAGCTAAAGCGCTGGAAGAATTATCAAACTATCTTGGATGACTATGAGATTTTCGTCTATCCGCGTCCGGGTGAGGCCAAGACTTTTGAGCATCCGAATATCAAACTGATCGACGCTCCACTTCTGGATATCTCAGCGACCTTTATTCGCAAGTCTATCTTGGCTGGCAAATCTGTCAAATACCTACTTCCTGAAGGGGTATCGGATTATATTCGGGACAAGAAGTTGTATTTGTAA
- a CDS encoding anti-sigma factor — MEMNDNPSGERKMQCSDENRCFELLESILDGELQDSGKEVLKEKLAKCQPCFEHYHLEQAIRDVLKTKCTKHAVPTELADKIRQQIQEIK; from the coding sequence ATGGAAATGAATGACAACCCATCCGGAGAGCGAAAGATGCAGTGCAGCGACGAAAACAGATGTTTTGAGTTGCTGGAAAGCATTTTAGACGGAGAACTGCAGGATTCCGGCAAGGAAGTCCTCAAGGAAAAGTTAGCCAAGTGTCAGCCATGCTTTGAGCATTATCACCTGGAGCAGGCTATCCGGGATGTATTGAAAACAAAGTGTACCAAACACGCCGTTCCTACTGAACTGGCTGATAAAATCCGCCAGCAGATCCAGGAGATAAAGTAA
- a CDS encoding DUF6265 family protein — MKTTILATLLILISFTAFPQVKHLVEGQAPGKGNVSDLGWIQGYWTGPGLGGQCEEVWMPALDGHMIGTFRFWNDGKLVFSEFMHLIQEGETLYLKLKHFGADLKPWEEKEEWTVFQLIEMGENVVYFDGLTMMRRSDELVIQLTLNDEENQHAEEFRYQRGEL, encoded by the coding sequence ATGAAAACCACTATACTTGCTACCCTCCTGATTCTTATTAGCTTCACAGCTTTTCCTCAAGTCAAACACCTAGTAGAAGGACAAGCCCCCGGAAAGGGCAATGTTTCCGACTTGGGCTGGATTCAAGGCTACTGGACAGGTCCGGGACTCGGAGGCCAATGTGAGGAAGTCTGGATGCCGGCATTGGACGGGCACATGATCGGAACCTTTAGATTTTGGAATGATGGGAAGCTGGTGTTTTCAGAATTTATGCACCTCATTCAGGAAGGTGAAACCTTATACCTGAAGCTGAAGCACTTTGGAGCAGATCTTAAACCTTGGGAGGAAAAGGAAGAATGGACGGTTTTCCAATTGATTGAAATGGGCGAAAATGTAGTTTACTTTGACGGACTGACCATGATGCGTAGATCCGATGAGCTGGTCATTCAGCTTACGCTCAACGATGAGGAAAATCAGCATGCCGAGGAATTCCGCTATCAAAGAGGCGAACTTTAG
- a CDS encoding sigma-70 family RNA polymerase sigma factor, with protein sequence MSEVQRRKYSQEEKNAIFDGEFMPHIDSMYNFGYRLTFDEDDAKDLVQDTYLKAYRFINSFEQGTNAKAWLFRILKNSFINEYRKKSKQPAKVDYQEVETYYNSDDVHYQSTSDLRAESVKDMLGDEISNALNSLAVDFRTVIILCDLEGFTYEEMAKILDIPIGTVRSRLHRARNLLKEKLQGYAQNMGYNTDEEE encoded by the coding sequence ATGTCGGAAGTTCAGCGCAGAAAATATTCTCAGGAAGAGAAAAATGCCATCTTCGATGGAGAGTTTATGCCTCACATAGACTCCATGTACAATTTTGGCTACAGGCTCACCTTTGATGAGGATGATGCCAAAGACCTTGTGCAGGATACTTACCTGAAGGCCTATCGTTTTATCAACTCATTTGAGCAGGGTACCAATGCCAAAGCTTGGCTTTTCAGGATTCTGAAAAACAGCTTTATCAATGAGTACCGCAAGAAATCCAAGCAGCCCGCAAAGGTGGATTATCAGGAAGTTGAAACTTATTACAACTCGGATGATGTTCACTACCAAAGCACTAGCGATCTGCGGGCCGAGTCCGTAAAGGATATGCTAGGAGATGAGATCTCAAATGCGCTCAATAGCCTTGCGGTGGATTTTAGGACAGTGATTATCCTTTGCGACCTGGAAGGTTTTACTTATGAAGAAATGGCGAAGATTCTGGATATCCCTATTGGGACAGTAAGATCCAGACTGCACCGAGCGAGGAATCTTTTGAAAGAAAAACTTCAAGGATATGCCCAGAATATGGGCTATAACACGGACGAAGAGGAATAA
- a CDS encoding TolB-like 6-bladed beta-propeller domain-containing protein, with protein sequence MNFFKSLLSLFLLSSSFACSSNEDFRTDVYFTEEDLPNPIQLQGKKYNIPEIINPRGLMLKDQYAVVFERKSIESNKIHVIDLKTGKYLRSKGKDGMGPGEVTVITQIEDVGEEGMVWTYDPEMRIFSKFDLSDSSLLAVDQIKSPETSYFLTSTTWTGTKSILGNSVDGWTKYLHLNIDGDTLALFGSWQDMIANRELPRGIKPDELDANFVSSLFQGVLKTSKDGKKAVMAGISIDYIDVVDLNDNSILTIYGPSQEIQDFRIGHWDGFQVPDLASNSTERYLDVYPGEKSFFALFFGKPYRELGSPESLNRVFEFDYNGNILNQYQLDYPVYGIAVDEENKAIYSVTVDREPNLVRFDY encoded by the coding sequence ATGAATTTCTTTAAGTCACTACTTTCCTTATTCCTACTCTCTTCATCTTTTGCATGCTCTTCTAATGAAGACTTTAGAACAGATGTTTATTTTACTGAAGAAGATCTTCCCAACCCTATACAACTTCAAGGTAAAAAATATAATATCCCTGAAATTATTAACCCGCGCGGTTTAATGCTAAAAGATCAGTATGCAGTTGTATTTGAAAGAAAAAGTATTGAGAGCAATAAAATTCATGTGATAGACTTAAAAACTGGGAAATATCTCAGATCCAAAGGCAAAGATGGAATGGGGCCTGGTGAAGTAACTGTCATTACCCAAATAGAAGATGTCGGAGAAGAAGGCATGGTTTGGACTTATGATCCAGAAATGAGGATTTTTTCCAAATTTGATCTTTCTGACTCTTCTTTATTGGCCGTAGATCAAATAAAGTCCCCTGAAACAAGTTACTTTCTAACAAGCACAACATGGACAGGAACCAAAAGTATTTTAGGGAATTCTGTAGACGGTTGGACTAAATACCTTCATTTGAATATTGATGGTGATACTTTGGCTCTCTTTGGCAGTTGGCAAGATATGATTGCAAATAGAGAATTACCTAGAGGGATAAAGCCAGATGAGTTGGATGCTAATTTTGTAAGTAGTTTATTTCAAGGGGTACTAAAGACATCAAAAGATGGAAAGAAAGCGGTTATGGCAGGGATAAGCATTGATTATATTGATGTTGTTGATTTAAATGACAATTCTATTTTAACTATATATGGGCCAAGCCAAGAAATTCAGGATTTTAGAATAGGGCATTGGGATGGATTTCAAGTACCTGATCTTGCAAGCAATTCAACAGAACGATATTTAGATGTTTACCCTGGGGAAAAATCTTTTTTTGCTCTCTTTTTCGGCAAGCCTTATCGTGAGTTAGGAAGTCCGGAAAGCCTCAACCGGGTTTTTGAATTTGATTATAATGGAAATATTTTAAACCAATATCAGCTAGACTATCCAGTATATGGCATAGCAGTGGATGAGGAGAATAAGGCAATCTATAGCGTAACTGTAGACCGTGAGCCGAATCTGGTCCGGTTTGATTATTAA
- a CDS encoding HesB/IscA family protein: MIIPVKITEKAEAEIKNIMTTKNIPEDYFLRVGVKGGGCGGMAYALGFDKPKEDDQQVEIAGIPVLIEKKHFMFLMGMVIDFFDGEEARGFTFVNPDIPKRHDQ; this comes from the coding sequence ATGATAATCCCAGTGAAGATCACCGAAAAGGCTGAAGCCGAGATCAAAAACATAATGACCACCAAAAATATTCCGGAGGACTACTTCCTACGGGTAGGTGTGAAAGGTGGGGGATGTGGCGGAATGGCATATGCTCTGGGTTTTGACAAGCCCAAAGAAGATGATCAGCAGGTAGAAATCGCAGGAATACCCGTGCTGATTGAGAAAAAACATTTTATGTTTCTGATGGGAATGGTCATTGACTTTTTTGATGGGGAAGAAGCCAGGGGATTTACTTTTGTAAACCCAGACATCCCAAAGCGTCACGATCAATAA
- a CDS encoding DUF3192 domain-containing protein: MKFWKKVSIIFGSFLILVCFFLSKDIFTKVKNKSNFKLVENGMSKQQVLNVMGEPDFKYLNLKSDSVYYYDAPPLSSEGFEVSFNTHDQASKIK; the protein is encoded by the coding sequence ATGAAATTTTGGAAAAAAGTTAGTATTATATTTGGAAGTTTTTTGATTCTTGTTTGTTTCTTTTTGTCGAAAGACATATTTACTAAAGTGAAAAACAAATCAAATTTTAAACTGGTTGAAAATGGTATGTCCAAACAGCAAGTTTTAAATGTAATGGGTGAGCCAGATTTTAAATATTTAAATTTGAAAAGTGATTCTGTGTATTATTACGATGCGCCACCTTTATCGTCTGAAGGGTTTGAAGTAAGTTTCAATACCCATGATCAAGCATCTAAAATAAAATAA
- a CDS encoding N-acetylmuramoyl-L-alanine amidase codes for MSFTRITSALLSLCISLAFVSCSKDIYKANNKAHKKAVKEATAFIQEIPKTKAELDYDTLSITDEWVGTTNFSIRKPNFVIIHHTAQDSLAQTISTFTMPRTQVSSHYVVGRGGEIVQMLNDYLRSWHAGRGKWGNDTDLNSSSIGIELDNNGNEPFTAAQIESLLVLLKRLKWKFNIPAANFIGHSDIAPTRKVDPSSYFPWKKLAEEGFGLWYDEDKVNEALMSDGSTTSVALESSDSLPQDSFDPIIALRVIGYDVSDPKAAIRAFKIHFIQNDTESELNKYDLAVLKNLFLKYL; via the coding sequence ATGAGTTTTACTAGAATTACTTCCGCTTTACTATCCCTCTGTATTTCGCTCGCTTTTGTTTCTTGCTCCAAAGACATTTACAAAGCCAACAACAAAGCCCATAAAAAAGCGGTCAAAGAAGCCACAGCTTTCATCCAAGAAATCCCAAAAACAAAGGCAGAACTGGATTACGATACGCTCAGCATCACTGATGAATGGGTGGGGACCACGAACTTCAGCATCAGAAAGCCCAATTTTGTCATCATCCACCATACCGCTCAGGATTCCCTGGCTCAGACCATTAGCACTTTTACTATGCCCAGAACTCAGGTGAGTTCGCACTATGTAGTGGGCAGAGGCGGGGAGATCGTCCAGATGTTGAATGATTACCTGCGCTCCTGGCATGCAGGTAGGGGGAAATGGGGGAATGATACCGACCTCAACTCTTCATCCATAGGTATTGAGCTGGACAACAATGGCAATGAGCCCTTCACAGCGGCTCAGATAGAGAGTTTGTTGGTGCTTCTCAAGCGGCTCAAGTGGAAGTTTAACATACCGGCCGCAAACTTTATCGGGCATTCGGATATCGCTCCGACCAGGAAAGTAGACCCCAGTAGCTATTTCCCTTGGAAAAAGCTTGCCGAAGAGGGATTTGGGCTTTGGTATGATGAGGATAAAGTAAATGAAGCTCTGATGAGTGATGGGAGTACTACTTCAGTTGCTTTGGAGAGCTCGGATTCCTTGCCCCAAGATTCCTTTGACCCTATAATTGCCCTTCGGGTCATAGGTTATGATGTAAGTGATCCTAAAGCTGCCATTAGGGCTTTTAAGATTCATTTTATCCAAAATGATACGGAATCAGAACTGAATAAATACGATCTGGCTGTACTGAAAAATCTCTTTTTGAAATACCTCTAA